ggccaatacgacatcgtcgcatgatgacctcttcaaatctggactgacaacccaagtgggtatatccaatatacggttttatggcgtgtaatttatttcttcccacttgggtgtcccactttttctggcatcagatcacggatgtaagttctaatgcaagctttgaaatcagagtaagggataagaagtggtgtaatagatttgttgagtgctgccttagcagcaagatcggccattgtatttccagaaatgcccacgtggctgggcaaccaacaaaagacgatgtcgcattggtcagtagcaagatcattatacaattcaataatctcaattaaaagtggatgtttacaagacacattttttatagcctgaaggctagaaagagaatcagaatagattacacactgtttatgtttaggatgtcgtTGAATATgcttaagagccgttaatatcgcgtttgcttctgcagtaaaaatagagcttttatctggtattctagaagatattgtcctggatccaatgacagtggcacaagccactgtgccaccgtccttggatccatctgtaaatatgaatttgtaattggtatatttgtttttaagttgataatattcttgtttatagtgtaagccattggtttctgatttttttaaatgaggtcaatgttaggtcgacttgtggtctcaccaactgccatggaggagaagaaagaagtcgggaaggagctatattgtccagctcaataccagcagcagcaataaatggcttaattctgagcccaagaggcgggacaagagaagacactttttgttatacaaatcctcataaagagggttaaagacacagtcaaatgcaggatttgactcaGTAGAACATAATttggtaatatattgtaaagagagCTTTATACGGCGGTGGTTAAGAGacggttcatcggcctcaacgtacagactgtcaacaggagaagttcgaaaagacccaagacaaagtcttaggccctGGTTGTGGACGGAATCAAGTAATTTTAGGTTGCTctgacaggctccaccatagacgatggagccataatcaagtttcgatcgtaccaacgatctatataagtgaaggagggtagtttgatcccctccccattttgaattagaaacaacctttaataaatctagtgccttcaggcattttgcttttagatatttaatatgaggcaaaaacgtcaaatgtgaatcgaaaatgagacctaagaacttagcttccttgacaactttgatgggggtgccacttaaaaacagttctggatctttatggggtttgtattgacggcaaaagtgtatacaattggtttttgatttagaaaatttaaagccgttttcaagacaccacttatctattttatttaaacacatctgcagttgccgctcaatagtatgcatattttttccgcgacaagaaatattaaaatcatccacgaagagtgatccatctattgaatcatttaaaaccttggataaactattgatctttatactaaacaatgtgacagacaaaatactaccttgcgggacaccctgatcctgactgtaataatcagacagggtagagcccacgcggacttgaaattgcctgtcatttaaaaagttggagataaattgaggcaatcggcctcttAAACCAAAATCGTGTAAATCCTTGagaatgccatgcttccaagttgTATCGTaggctttttcgagatcaaaaaatatcgatactgcatgttgtttatttatgagagcattcttaacaaaggattctaatcgtaccaaatgatcaatggtactacgatgtTTCCTAAAGCCACATTGAATATCTATGATAAGttgattggtttcaagataccaagttaatcgattatttaccattcgctccatggttttacacacacaactcgttaaagagattggtctgtaattagatggatcagtatgatctcgGCCAGGTTTTGGGATCGGGAcgacaatggcattacgccaggaagatgggaaattccctgaagtccatattgaatcaaaaatatttaaaagtgtttccaaacatgattccggtaaatgtttcaagagTTGATAGTGTATGTTATCGGCTCctgctgctgtatcatgagcttgctcaagggcagtgtggagctcatgtaatgagaataattcattatagtcctcaccattgtctgaggtaaaatttattttcttcttctcctgttgtttcagatatttttggaattccgGTACGTAattagacgaggaagaatgtttggagAGAGTgtcaccaagcttgttggcaatGTCCTGTTTATCAGTTAAGTAACTGTCACCATCCcgcagatgatggacagtagatttggaacctttgaaataggtgtacgtgaattaatgttagaaatatagttcctccaagactgacgcttatttagTTTAAacgtgcgtcgagccttggcatttacaatttttactttatctaaattatgaactgtaggatggcggcgaaaatatttttctgctttcttcctactcttcctggcctgtttacagtcattagtaaaccatggtttacgaatatgtggaattacaGAGGATTGGGGTATCGTTTGGTCAGCAATGGCATTGATTATATCGGAAAACAattgtataggatcttcgctgttcaCAAATGCGTCATGTTTTAAGTTTTCAATACACATGGCCTCAAATGATAACCAGTCAGCCCTGGCAAAGTTTCTTCTTGACGAAGGTGGATCATCACGAGGGTTAATTGTTttaagaatggtggggaagtggtcactcccacagaggtcatcatgaaccatccattcaaattcattatataagttGGAATCAGAGAATGACAGATCCGGGGAAGAATATgctcccgtagctggatgtaaataagtggctgaatcatcGTTAAATATACACAGGTTATTATCTGAAATAAAGTCTTCAAGAATTCTACCTTTGCTATTAGTATGGACACTTCCCCATagcgggttgtgtccgttaagatcacccatgatgagaCATGGCTTCGGAAGCTGATCgtacagattttgaagatctCTTAGTTGAATATTGGAAGAGGGAGGAATATACAAACTGCACAGTGTCAGAGCAATGTGCAGTGTCAGACGaatagcaacagcttgaagatccgtATTTAGGGTAACGGGGCTGTGAATGACACTCTGATgtaccaaaatagaagcacctccagtAGCTTTAGTGCCAGGAGGAGAGAAGGAATGGTAATCACTAAATCGTCTTAAGGTGAAGGTATcagtatttttaagatatgtctcttgaagacataatgctgacggtttaagatcTTGAATGAGTAATTGTATTTCGTTGAAGTTACTCTttaatcctctgcaattccattgaattataTCAGACAAGtgagtcatggtggctcaattggAGATCTCGCTCGTGAATGGGAGGAAGAGCTATTCCTCCGCTTGTCCTCTGTTTGTGAGGACAATGTGACCTCCATGTCGAGAGGTCCAAAGGGGTTCTCCAGAGGAAGCTCTGAAGGTAAAGGGACGGAAGGCGTTtcttttctgtttaatttttttccttTCGTTTTTGATGAATTAACCGAAGCTTGCTGTTTGTTGACAGTTTTAGACTGTGTCTCAGGCTGTTTCTCAGTCTGAGAATCAGACGTAGTCTGAACGACTGGGCTAGACGGTTTCACTACTGAGACTGAAACATGAGGTTGCCCAGACTtgacccacgtcaaatctgtctgacAGGCAACAGAGGACGTTGACACAGAGCGAGTGACAGCTGCAGAATAAGAAACATTTAACGTGCTTGAGGTGTGAGTTTGGAAAAGTTTCATTGCTTCCAGGTAAGAAacgtttttttcacatttcagtcTCATTATAGAATTTTCCTTCTGCCACACAGGACAGGATTTTGATGAAGCGCCATGTGGACCATGGCAGTTCGCACATTTCAACTCCTTGTCACAATCTCTGTTGTCGTGGCTCTCACTACAACCATGACATATCACAGAACCACGACAAGAGTTTGATCCATGACCGAACTTCTGGCACTTATAGCACCGGAGTGGACTGGGGACATACTCGTCCACTGCGATATTTAAGTATCCTGCTTTAATGGATTGAGGTATGGATGAGCGAGAAAATGTcaagagatatgtgttagtttTTACGATGATGCCTTCTTTCTTGAcggtgaaacgttttacacctgtcACACCTTGATCTACGAGCTCTGCTGCAATGTCCTCTTCTGACATGTCCGACAGACAACGCGACCTGTCACGGATGACGCCTTGACAAGAATTCAAAGTTCTGTGTGCGGACACAGTCACCtcaatattggcaaatgttttgacaGATAACAAATTAATAGATTGCTGTCTCCGAGCACATTCAACCAGAAGTGAACCACTGCGGAGACGGGTGACATTCTTAACTTCACCACAGATCCCGGATACGGCCTTAGAAATGGCgaaagggtttaattttatCGGGAGAAAGTCAACAGCCTCAACTACAAGGAAACGAGGCCAGGCGTCATCATTTGGAGTAATAGTTTTTGAAGATTCGTCAATTGTGTCATAACGCCTCTTCTTTTCATTTCTAGATGAACCAGATAGTTGTTGTGACATGGTGAAAGGAAAAGTATTCAGCACCcgtgctccccacccaccacggagtgtctaCAAGGACGATGTCCATATGCACcggatctccaagatgctgacaccagggatacacgggtgttatactccagagaatatgacatgaatagctgTATTCATCTACCAATTTAAtgtcagactggttcggccctagaCAAGAAATCGGAGACATGCATTATTCAGAGGTCAGCAtctccagattggcccatgagccaccgccttctggcgtAGGACTCGAGGCAAATTGATATATAAATactctgtacattgaaaatCAGAAAGTCCAAGACCCAACAATACAATATGTGCAAATACAAAAActacgcacagggcttggcgtgaccagccgattgatagaaccgggccagttctaccacccgtctaggtgaagtcggggccaaagtggtgtgttgagcaacagtaACACGGTCCAACGCtcctgttaccctcaaccaccaggatcccttcctccaccgacacagggccgcaacccacggcaaacaagttggtggaccaaatatgcctccGGATCCACACGGAGGTgatggcgagctcttagcattacccagcacccaccacgaggaagtggctcgccacgggtgtccttttgaaagtgagtgagtgagtttagttttacgtcgcacttagcaatattccagctatatggcgacggtctgtacataatcgagtctggaccagacaatccagtgatcaacaacatgagcatcgatctgcgcaatggggaaccgatgacatgtgtcaaccaagtcggctagtctgaccacccgatcccgttagtcgcctcttacgacaagcatagtcaccttttatggcaagcatgggttgctgaaggcctattctaccccgggaccttcacgggtctctgattttttaaaacttgtcagtgttaggtcaacgtcgggtctaactaactgccaaggtggagacgaaagtagacgggaaggaaatatattggctagctcaatgccgcaagcggacagaaaaggtttcactctaagtcccagaggcggaacaagagacgaCTTTTAATTGTACAGATCCTCagaaagaggattaaaaacacagttaaatgcaggattggcttcattagaatatagttttgttatatactgtaaggagagttttatacgtcgttgagtaagagatggctcatcggcctcgacgtaaagactgtcaaagaagttctaaatgacccaagacatagtcttagaccttgatggtggatagaatcaagtagtttgaggttgcttttacaggctccaccataaacgattgagccgtaatcaagtttcgaacggatgagagatctgtataagtggagtaaggtagtttggtctcctccccactttgaattggaaacaacttttaacagatcaaatgccttcaggcatttagttttaagggatttaatgtggggtagaaaagttagatgtgagtcgaaaataagacccaagaacttggcctcctttactaccttgatgggggtgccatttaaaaatagttctggatctttatgcggtttatactttctgcagaaatgcaaacaatttgtttttgttatagaaaatttaaatccgttttcaagtgaccatttttcaattttattgagacaaatttgtaattgcctctctattgtatgcatatttctacctctacaagaaacattaaaatcattcacaaatagtgatccatctactgaatcacttaaaaccttagaaagactattgattgtaatactaaataaagtcacagacaaaatactgccttgttgaacaccctgatcttgaggaaaatagtctgagagggttgatcccacacgtacttgaaactgtctgtcatttaaaaaattggatataaactgaagcaagcgacctctcaacccaaaagaatataaatctttcaaaataccatgcttccaagtagtatcatatgctttttcgagataaaaaaagattgatactgcatgttgttttttaatgaaagaatttttaacaaatgattccaaccgaaccaagtggtcaattgtgcttcggtttttacgaaaaccacattgtatacatatggaaattaattaagcaacaccaaattcaaagacacataaaaacttaacaaagtttaacgaagtaattttgatgattgattattcaattttgatgtattgacatacagcatgagcttttcatgggttgatatgacgcgcgtgaagcttgcacagcgcacgtgcattgctttaacctcaactttcgaaaaatgcactttttccctggggtgtttacaagcgcaggttgtcgattgcattcggtttttcattcatttcaatgtcatggcacgtaggaaattatcagaggccactcgttggcaaataatcggcatgaggaatgctggtatgtctctaagacaaatcgggactcaaatcggacgacatcattccataatttcaaaacttttgaaaaaataccgggccactaatgaagttaaagacctgcctagaccaggaagacccaggaagaccacagtccgggaggacagagctttactgagacttgtacggcgcaggtccttcgactcgagctctcggttgagacaggagtggcttccagggagacccatctcgaacaggactgttcggaatcgtctgaaagctgcaggataccgggcaaggaggccaatcaagcgacccagactgtctccagcccataaggcagcccgactggcctggtgtaatgaccgtttgcactggaacattgcctcttggaggaaggtccatttctcagatgagagccggttcttgctgcacatggtggacggtcgtactcgggtctggaggcagaggaacacagcaatggctccacggaacatccaggagactgtggcctttgggggaggttccgttatggtatgggggtgcatttccatgaactgcaagttggatatcattaccatccgtggcaaccttaacggtgttcgttaccaacaggaggttcttgacagggctgtggtacctcattttgagaaccatcctctggcaacgagacccatatttatggacgacaatgctagacctcacagggcgcatgctgtaaatgattttttgcggcaaaatgcaattgacagaattccatggcctgccatgagccctgacctcaaccccattgaacatttgtgggactttattggccgtcgtgtgaggcagagagacccaccagtccataatctcaacgaattgacggctgccctgcatgaggagtggaacaggatcccccagaatcagatccggagactcatccaaggaatgaggaggcgtctggaatcggtggtgcgtgcgcagggaggacacactagatattgatgaaagtcggtgtgcagactctcagatgactgttctttctttccatgtgacatttgtgttaatacacctgacaacaacgtctgtggatgaatagtaaattgtgtccattttttcatgaatttaagacagttttaagaatttggatttcgttgcaataaagcaaagtcttgatactttttccctttaagttgtttgtcagagatcgtctgttgaataaaaaagtgtcaaactatatcaacccggcatattttgattgtcagaacacttcaaagttgctccaatagaaa
This genomic stretch from Haliotis asinina isolate JCU_RB_2024 chromosome 4, JCU_Hal_asi_v2, whole genome shotgun sequence harbors:
- the LOC137281033 gene encoding uncharacterized protein, translating into MSQQLSGSSRNEKKRRYDTIDESSKTITPNDDAWPRFLVVEAVDFLPIKLNPFAISKAVSGICGEVKNVTRLRSGSLLVECARRQQSINLLSVKTFANIEVTVSAHRTLNSCQGVIRDRSRCLSDMSEEDIAAELVDQGVTGVKRFTVKKEGIIVKTNTYLLTFSRSSIPQSIKAGYLNIAVDEYVPSPLRCYKCQKFGHGSNSCRGSVICHGCSESHDNRDCDKELKCANCHGPHGASSKSCPVWQKENSIMRLKCEKNVSYLEAMKLFQTHTSSTLNVSYSAAVTRSVSTSSVACQTDLTWVKSGQPHVSVSVVKPSSPVVQTTSDSQTEKQPETQSKTVNKQQASVNSSKTKGKKLNRKETPSVPLPSELPLENPFGPLDMEVTLSSQTEDKRRNSSSSHSRARSPIEPP